In the genome of Paenibacillus pabuli, the window TCTGGATGTGCTCAGCTACCGAATCAGCGAGACAAGGGAAGGCCGCCACGAGTTTCTGAACAAAGGGAGCAAAAGGCTGTTCGCGCAGCTTGGAGAATGACCCCTGCGGGATGTTCCATCCAATCTGCACATAACCTCCGAATTGTGAGAATAACGCCAACTGCTGACCATCCATGCTGGCCATCCGAACAGCTGGTTCCCAGCCTGTTGGAGCAGGAATTCGGGCCCATAACAGGTCGTATCCATGTTTACGGGTATCCGGTGTCAGACCAGCGTGTCTGCGTACAGCTGAATATCTGCCGTCCGCTCCAACAATAACCGCTGCTTCAATGGAAGCTGGTCGTCCTTCTTGCCGAATGTTGATGCCGATCGTCTGGTCAGCCTTATTCCGTAACAATCCAGTCATAACTGTATTATAAAGGACTTGTTCGTTTTCCTGGTTCTGTGATTGTGACACGATGACTTCCAGCAGATGATCCTGCGGCACATGAATACCCACATGGGATTCTTGCTCTCCAGGGAAAATGGTATGAATGATCTGACCATTCTCCCAATATTGAATTTGCTCCAGTGGCAGCACGCCACGCTGGGTGACAGCAGGATATAACCCATGTTTTTTCAGTACAGCCTCACCATCTGCGTTGAGCACTTCCCCGCGGAACGACTTAAGCAGGTGTGGCTGACGCTCGATCAGAATGGTGGATATTCCGTGCTGTTTCAGCAGAAATGAGAGTAGAGCCCCTCCGGGGCCTGCTCCCACAATACAAACGTCAGTTTTTAAATACGTATTTTGATTCATGTGTAAAATTCCCTTGCAATATAATGGATGAATATCTTATTACTTTATAATAACAGATTTATAAAAATCATTAAGTAACTAAAAGTAACTTTAAAGATATACGTTATTATAAACAAATCCAATCCAATAATGCAATAGAATCATTATATTTCTATATAGGTTGGGAATTTCAAGCCTGCAGTCTGCTTCTCAGCTTATGAGCGCAGGCTTGATAAGAACTTTTATACGAAATACTCTGATTTCTATGTGATCAGTCGGTTCGTTATGCGAGCCACACGCTCTCCCAAGGCTTTACCCAAGGCTATACCCTGCTCGCTGAGCAGATCATCACTATCCACCGGACAAGTCACCCCAACACCATAGTAAGAGCCATATAATGCATTATCCGCAAAGTTGCCAGGCAATCCGGTAATAATCATACCCTGATGGAGCATAGGTGTGAGCAAATGGATTAACGTTGACTCCAGTCCACCATGCTCAGTGGCGATCGTACAGAACACCGCTCCCACTTTGTCGACAAGTTTGCCCTCTGCCCAGAGGTAGCCCAGTCTGTCGATCCACTTTTTCAGACCCGAACTGATGGAGCCAAAATGTCCGGGACAGCCCCAGATAATGGCGTCCATTTCCACCAGCTTGTAGATGTCGGCTTCTTCTGTGGAATGCAAATGAACGGTTGCACCATGCACACTGGCTGCGCCAGCAGCAATCGATTCGGCAAGCGCACGTGTATGACCGCCTTCACTATCGAAAACAATATAAATGTTCATTGCTTGATTCCTCCTTGTGTGGTTATCTGTTCATGCTATAAGGTAGCTTGTCACATGAAACGGCAAAATAAGCATGAACTTTACAGACAAGTAAAGGGTTTTGGGAAACAAGCGCATTTTTCACAAACAAAATAGTACAAATATGTTACAATATAAGGTAGGTTATGATCAAAGGTAGGAGGAACGTTTATGAGCCCGGATACGGAGCGAAACTCTCAATTGGCAAATGTGGATCAATTGTTGGAGGCCTTCTTCAGATATAAAAATAAAGTACTGGATCAGCAGCAAAAGAATGAAACAAACTGCAAATTAAATCCAACGAAAAGTCATATATTGGGCATGATTTTACGTGAAGAACGCTGCATGGCTGTGGATGTGGCCAGACAACTGAGTCTGTCTTCAGGAGCAACCACGATTGTACTGAATCAACTGGAGAGTGAAGGTCTGATCCAGCGGGTACGCAGTGAAGAGGACCGAAGAATTGTATGGTTATCCTTAACGGAAGATGGGCAGCAGCTTGCCAAAACGTTGATTAATAATCGCGGTCGGATGACATGGGAACTTTTGCAGGCGCTTACGGAAGAGGAACAACTGCAGATGTTTGGCATGCTGAAGAAGATTGAGCTGAAACTGCTGGAAAAAATGAAAACGTTGGAACAAACGCATCGCTAAATAAATGGTGTGTTAAGCGCCAGCCTTCAAGAGTTTGAGCCCGCTTTGGGACTCGAATCTTGAAGGCTGGCGTTTTCATTTTTTCAATCAGAGATGGAAGCGTTGAATGTGATCGGTCAGACCTTCCTGCATCAGAATTTCCTTTTGTTTTTTACCGAGCAGGTCAAAATGGGGAAAAGGCTGACGCCGATGTATATAACGTGGGTCAAGTCCGTGGGTTCTACACCAGTCCTCGAGACGGTTCAGATCCGCACAGCCGACTTTGGTCACACTGGTGATGCCCGGAAAACGATTGTCGATCCAGAAATGAGTGAGATAGGCAAGGTCGCCGCGTGATACACGATCTTTCCACTCGGCAAGCTCCTGTCGTTTAATTCCAAATGCCATAGACATCAAGTTCCTTTCCAAACGGGTATTGTCCTGAGCATATTGTAACATCTTATAAACAGAATCAATCAGAAATCTGCAATCGGACTGCTATCCATTCATTTTCGATGGGCATTTAATATGACAACATTTTTATAATCAACTTTAGTTTATGTTAAAATAAGGCTACTCAAAATGGTATCACCACTTCATTATTCGGAAAGGGATTGTCATCATGGAACTGTTTATCGCCGTGCTTGTTTTGCTGGTCCTGATCGGTTTATCAAACATTTTGAACCGGTTTGTACCCTTTATCCCCGTTCCGCTGATTCAGATTGTTCTCGGTGTAGCCATTGCATTATTACCTGCGGGTGTTCATCTGCGACTGAATCCGGAATTGTTTTTTGTCCTCTTCATTGCTCCGTTGCTGTATAACGACGGGAAGCGAACACCAAGACATGAGCTGTGGAATCTAAGAGCACCCATCCTTTTACTGGCTCTGGGACTTGTATTTGTTACGGTTGTTGTGGCTGGATACGCCATTCACTGGCTTATTCCAACTATTCCGCTTCCTGCGGCCTTTGCACTCGCGGCAATACTGTCCCCTACAGACGCTGTGGCTGTAGGCGCCATGGCAGGTCGTGTGCATTTGCCCAAGAGCATACATAGGCTCCTTGAGGGAGAAGCATTAATGAATGATGCATCCGGTCTGGTTGCATTCAAATTTGCGATTGCCGCCACGG includes:
- a CDS encoding FAD-dependent monooxygenase, whose translation is MNQNTYLKTDVCIVGAGPGGALLSFLLKQHGISTILIERQPHLLKSFRGEVLNADGEAVLKKHGLYPAVTQRGVLPLEQIQYWENGQIIHTIFPGEQESHVGIHVPQDHLLEVIVSQSQNQENEQVLYNTVMTGLLRNKADQTIGINIRQEGRPASIEAAVIVGADGRYSAVRRHAGLTPDTRKHGYDLLWARIPAPTGWEPAVRMASMDGQQLALFSQFGGYVQIGWNIPQGSFSKLREQPFAPFVQKLVAAFPCLADSVAEHIQTWSDFVLLSVESSFAESWAQDNVVLLGDAAHTMTPTGAFGLNAALEDADVLAELLIEMAADQFTSTERLQQLQTRRGDKVKQQLVRQLEMESSFQQRYESFQS
- a CDS encoding NAD(P)H-dependent oxidoreductase, whose product is MNIYIVFDSEGGHTRALAESIAAGAASVHGATVHLHSTEEADIYKLVEMDAIIWGCPGHFGSISSGLKKWIDRLGYLWAEGKLVDKVGAVFCTIATEHGGLESTLIHLLTPMLHQGMIITGLPGNFADNALYGSYYGVGVTCPVDSDDLLSEQGIALGKALGERVARITNRLIT
- a CDS encoding MarR family winged helix-turn-helix transcriptional regulator; amino-acid sequence: MSPDTERNSQLANVDQLLEAFFRYKNKVLDQQQKNETNCKLNPTKSHILGMILREERCMAVDVARQLSLSSGATTIVLNQLESEGLIQRVRSEEDRRIVWLSLTEDGQQLAKTLINNRGRMTWELLQALTEEEQLQMFGMLKKIELKLLEKMKTLEQTHR